Proteins from a single region of Echeneis naucrates chromosome 14, fEcheNa1.1, whole genome shotgun sequence:
- the h2ax gene encoding histone H2AX isoform X1, whose amino-acid sequence MSGRGKTGAKARAKAKTRSSRAGLQFPVGRVHRLLRKGNYAERVGAGAPVYLAAVLEYLTAEILELAGNAARDNKKTRIIPRHLQLAVRNDEELNKLLGGVTIAQGGVLPNIQAVLLPKKTGQSAPSSGKAGKKASSQSQEY is encoded by the coding sequence ATGTCTGGAAGAGGAAAGACCGGAGCGAAGGCCCGCGCCAAGGCCAAGACCCGCAGCTCCCGTGCCGGACTCCAGTTCCCCGTCGGCCGTGTCCACCGTCTGCTCCGCAAAGGGAACTACGCCGAGAGGGTGGGCGCCGGAGCCCCCGTGTACCTGGCGGCTGTGCTGGAGTACCTGACCGCTGAGATCCTGGAGCTGGCTGGAAACGCCGCCAGGGACAACAAGAAGACCCGCATCATCCCCCGACACCTCCAGCTGGCCGTCCGCAACGACGAGGAGCTCAACAAGCTGCTCGGCGGCGTCACCATCGCCCAGGGCGGCGTCCTGCCTAACATCCAGGCCGTCCTGCTGCCCAAGAAGACCGGCCAGTCCGCACCGAGCTCCGGCAAGGCGGGAAAGAAGGCCTCCTCTCAGTCTCAAGAGTATTAG
- the h2ax gene encoding histone H2AX isoform X2, producing the protein MSGRGKTGAKARAKAKTRSSRAGLQFPILELAGNAARDNKKTRIIPRHLQLAVRNDEELNKLLGGVTIAQGGVLPNIQAVLLPKKTGQSAPSSGKAGKKASSQSQEY; encoded by the exons ATGTCTGGAAGAGGAAAGACCGGAGCGAAGGCCCGCGCCAAGGCCAAGACCCGCAGCTCCCGTGCCGGACTCCAGTTCCCC ATCCTGGAGCTGGCTGGAAACGCCGCCAGGGACAACAAGAAGACCCGCATCATCCCCCGACACCTCCAGCTGGCCGTCCGCAACGACGAGGAGCTCAACAAGCTGCTCGGCGGCGTCACCATCGCCCAGGGCGGCGTCCTGCCTAACATCCAGGCCGTCCTGCTGCCCAAGAAGACCGGCCAGTCCGCACCGAGCTCCGGCAAGGCGGGAAAGAAGGCCTCCTCTCAGTCTCAAGAGTATTAG